Within Dehalococcoidia bacterium, the genomic segment CCTGGGCGAACTCGGCGCTGAGACCGACGTGGATGATGCGGGTGGATGGAGAGGCGGCAGCAACTTCGTCCGCCGTCACTGTGGTTACCGACTTGCCTGCGACCGGTCTCATACCGGTGTCGGGCGCGCCGCTCTCGAGGACGCGACCGGACTCGGCCCACGCGGACGTGCCGCCGTGAAGTGCGTACACTTCCTCGAAGCCCATCAGCCTGTACCACGACGCTGCGAACGCGGCGCGCGCCCTGCCGTCGCAGCAGAACACGATTGGCGCGTTGTGAACGACGGCGACCTCGTCGGCGCGCTGCACGGCCTGTCCTCCGGGGAACCACCTAAAGCCGGGAATGTGACCCCCGGCGTACTCTGAGTCGGTGCGGACGTCTACGAGGTACACGGTCTCGGACGTCCGGCGCTCCATCAGGGAGTCGAGCGCGGACACGTCGATGTAGCGGACTCCGTCCTGCTCAACTAGCTGGTCGGCGTACCGCTCTGCGGCGGCTAGGCCATCTTCAGTCGGCTCCGGGAGGTCGAGACGGTCCGCGCCGTACTCAAGCTGGTACCCGGCGAGAACCCATCCCGCGGTGCCGTTTTCGAGTCCGACGACGTTCTCGACGCCCATGCGCTGGAGCAGCCGGGTGCCGATGATGCTCCTGGTGCGACCGGCGCAGTTGATGATGACGGTAGTATCGTCGTCCACGTCGCTGAGGATGTCGCTTATGTACAGAGCCAACTCGCCGTTCGGGACACTTCGACCGCCGGGGATGCAGTTGCGCTGGTACTCCTCGGGCGTACGAGTGTCGAGGATCACCATCTTGTCGCCGCGGTCCATCCTGCTTTGGAGCTCGACAGCGTCGATCTCGGGCACGTGGTGCTGAACCTGGACCTTCTCGCCGAAGTCCTTGCTGGGGACGTTGACTCCCCACTCGGTGGGACGCCGCTCGGTCACCCAGCGTGCCATGCCTCCCGCCATCGCTACGGCGTTGCGGTAACCGAGGCCTCGGAGCGTCTCGGCGGCGAGTTCGGCACGTCGACCGTCGTCGTCGCACAGAACGACCGTTGCGTCTGCGTGCGGGACGGAGTCAACGATGCGTAGCTCAAGCTCCCTGCGCGGGATCAGGCTCGCTCCGACGATGTGCGAGGAGTTGTACTCGCCCGATTCCCGGACGTCGATCAGCGCGAACGGCTGGTCGCCTGCGAGGAGGTCTGCAACTTCGGCGCATGAGATGGTTGGTGGCATGGCGTTCTCTCCACTGGTGGATAGGTGAATCTACTAGCGCACGGATTGTTGGAATCAGACCTTTTCACCCTCACCCCAGCCCTCTCCCCCGTATCAAGCACGGGGCAGGCTCTGAGGGAGAGGGGGGTTTGCTGAGGTCTCCTGTATGAGCTTGTCAGGATTAGGGCAGTAGGGGCGGTTCGCGAACCGCCCCTACGTTGGATTTCAAACGGGGCCGTTATCCCCGGCTAGCAGTTGTCGAAGCGGCTGGTGGCGAAGTGCTTCACTTCGCAGGTCTCCAGGTTATACCTGCTGCGCTGCAGGCCTCTCAGGTCGTTGCCGTAGACGTGGATCTCTACCGTCGGGGTGTCAGAGTAGTTGTCCATCTGGTGGATCTCGTCGACCTCTGGGACCAGCAGGCTGACATCGCCGGGCAGGACGAGCGTCTCGCGGTCCTTCTCGATCTCAGCGTAGTCGTCGCGGGAGCGGTCGTCGTGGCGCTTGAAGCGGGTCTCGGTGATGCCGTTGTCCATCACGCCGATCATGCGGCCGATGTGGTCGCCGGGGCCCCATACTACTGTCGTGACCAGCAGGCCGTTGTCGCCGTAGTGGAGCACGAAGGTGCCGTGGTTGCGTCCGGGGGCCGGCATCCGGTACTGCTCGGGGATTGCGTCCGGGTTGACTATCAGCCGCTCCAGGTACGAAGAGCCGCGATCGAAGAGCCGCTCCTGATCAGGCTGCTCGTCGACGAGAGTGCTCATGTCGTGGATGAACTCGTCTAGTGCGTACTTAACGGTTGTCATGGTGGTCCCTCCTGTTCAGGTTGGTCCTATTTTCATACTTGGGATGGTGGGTTGTCTATTCACCCTCACCCCCGTATCAAGTACGGGGCAGGCTCCAGCCCTCTCCCATCAAGGGAGAGGGGGTCTAGTCTGGGTGATAACTTACGCGCTCTGCGTGAGGATCTCTCGCAGGCGGTTGGCTACTATCTCTTCTTCACCGTCCCTGACGTTTACGGGTATGAACGAGAAGCTGTCGTCGATGCGTGAGTCCCTGATGCGTATGCCGGGGTCGCCATCCTCGAGTTGCTGTACGATTTCGGCGATGGACGGGCCGGTCCACGACGGTGTCAGGCTGACGTGTGCACGGGCGGTGTTGTTGTCCGGCTCATCTAGCTCGGGGCGGGCCTCCAGCAACTCGACGTCGAGTCCGTCTATGCCCTGTAGATGGTCGGCGACGTGGGCGCACTTGGCCCTCCAGTTGGCCTGGACTGCGTCGAAGTCTGTGTCGACGAACATCTCGAGCGCGGTCACGAGTCCTGCGATCTCCTCCTTGCAGACCTTCGCAGCGCGTCCGATTGCCTCGGAGTTCGGAGCCGAGTTTGCGTAGGCCGCCTCGATGAGGTCGGCGCGTCCGGCAAGTATGCCGGTCGACTGTGGACCGAGCACGCCCTTGCCTCCGCTGAAGCTCACCAGGTCGGCTCCCTGATCGATGAACTTGGTCAGGTTCTCAGGCGGCGGCAGCATGGCAGCGGCGTCCACGATGACCGGGACACCGCGCTCGTGAGCGATCTCGACGACCCTGGGCAACGGCAGCGCACCGCCACGTCGGGGACCGAACACGTAAGCGACTGCGGCAGTGTTCTCGTTGATCGCGGACTCGAGCTCCCACTCGTGCGTGGTGCCGGTGTTGCCAATCTCGATAAGCTGCGCGCCGGTGACGCGGAAGCTGTGATCGTAGTTGACCCGATGTGCGCGGTGGATGACGATCTCGTTCTTCATGCCGGTGGTATCGGGCAACTGCCAGATCCTGGCGGGGTCGTTGCCGGCTATGCACGCGGCGGACTCGAGAACCATCCCGGCTGCAGACCCTGCGGTGACCAGTCCGGCCTCCGCGCCGGTCAGACGCGCGATGACCTCACCGGCCTTCTGGTTGAGCTCATGGAGGTCGACGAACCAGCGGGAGGCCTCGTTCATCGACTCGACCACTGCGGGGGGCATGATGCTGCCTCCGTACACGGTGATCCAGCTAGCGGCGTTGATGATGCGCTTGACGCCGAGGCGGCTGTAGAACTCGTTGGTCTGGCTAGTCATGAGGGTCTCCGTTGGTATGCAGTCTGGTTTGGAGCCCAGATTACCACATTCGCCGAGTGCCTAAAGGCTCTTAACGTCGTAGGGGCGGTTCGCGAACCGCCTCTACAATTTCATACGCCTATGTCAAGCCCTCGCTAACGGCCGGCGAAGGAGGGGGTGCGCTTTTCGGCGAAGGCTCGGATGCCTTCCTGGGCGTCTTCGGTGCGCTGGAGGCGGCGGTTGACTATACCGGCCAGGCGGACTCGGTCCTCGAGGCGCATGCTCAGTCCTCGCACCGTGACCTCCTTGATGGCGCGCATGGCGAGCGGTGCGTTGGCCATCAGCGTGTCGACGTACTCCTGGGTGGCTGATTCCAACTCGTCGTGCGGTACGACCTTGTTGACCAGGCCTAGCTCCAAAGCGCGGTCGGCGGAGATCATGTTGCCAGTGAACAGGAACTCGAACGCGTAGTTGAGCGGCACACGGTGCGCCAGCATGCACGGGCCGCTGACCGAGCCGATGCCTCGCCGCGCCTGCGGCCAGCCGAACTGCGCCTGGTCGGAGGCGATCCTGATGTCGGACGCCAGCGCGATTCCGCCTCCCTGGGCGAGACAGAAGCCGTTGATGGATGCGATGATCGGCTTGTAAATCTGTGTCTGGTAGACGTAGAGGTCCTCGGTGGAGATCTCGTCCTCGTAGAGATCGTCGCCGCGGCCGGACATCGAGACGAGGTCTTGCCTGTAATGACCGCCATCCATACGTCGGGGTTGTCGTTGACATCGTGCATGACGCGCCAGATCTCGTTGCGCATCTCAACGTCGATAGCGTTGAGCTTGTCCGCCCGGTTGAAGGTTACGTATCCGACCCTGTCCCTTATTTCGTACTCGACTGTTGTCATGATTCACCGTCCCACTGAAGTTCTTTTGCCTTTTCTCTAACCAGCACAGCCTAAGGCGA encodes:
- a CDS encoding enoyl-CoA hydratase/isomerase family protein, translating into MSGRGDDLYEDEISTEDLYVYQTQIYKPIIASINGFCLAQGGGIALASDIRIASDQAQFGWPQARRGIGSVSGPCMLAHRVPLNYAFEFLFTGNMISADRALELGLVNKVVPHDELESATQEYVDTLMANAPLAMRAIKEVTVRGLSMRLEDRVRLAGIVNRRLQRTEDAQEGIRAFAEKRTPSFAGR
- a CDS encoding sulfurtransferase, whose amino-acid sequence is MPPTISCAEVADLLAGDQPFALIDVRESGEYNSSHIVGASLIPRRELELRIVDSVPHADATVVLCDDDGRRAELAAETLRGLGYRNAVAMAGGMARWVTERRPTEWGVNVPSKDFGEKVQVQHHVPEIDAVELQSRMDRGDKMVILDTRTPEEYQRNCIPGGRSVPNGELALYISDILSDVDDDTTVIINCAGRTRSIIGTRLLQRMGVENVVGLENGTAGWVLAGYQLEYGADRLDLPEPTEDGLAAAERYADQLVEQDGVRYIDVSALDSLMERRTSETVYLVDVRTDSEYAGGHIPGFRWFPGGQAVQRADEVAVVHNAPIVFCCDGRARAAFAASWYRLMGFEEVYALHGGTSAWAESGRVLESGAPDTGMRPVAGKSVTTVTADEVAAASPSTRIIHVGLSAEFAQGHVPGASWIPRGWLEFRIDDVAPDKDAPIVVTCLDGGAQSALAAATLTGLGYTDVSTLQGGTGAWRASGRDAEVGLTGVMSPPNDNLPMGPDRGYADMVNYLRWEEELGHKYASAD
- a CDS encoding aminotransferase class V-fold PLP-dependent enzyme: MTSQTNEFYSRLGVKRIINAASWITVYGGSIMPPAVVESMNEASRWFVDLHELNQKAGEVIARLTGAEAGLVTAGSAAGMVLESAACIAGNDPARIWQLPDTTGMKNEIVIHRAHRVNYDHSFRVTGAQLIEIGNTGTTHEWELESAINENTAAVAYVFGPRRGGALPLPRVVEIAHERGVPVIVDAAAMLPPPENLTKFIDQGADLVSFSGGKGVLGPQSTGILAGRADLIEAAYANSAPNSEAIGRAAKVCKEEIAGLVTALEMFVDTDFDAVQANWRAKCAHVADHLQGIDGLDVELLEARPELDEPDNNTARAHVSLTPSWTGPSIAEIVQQLEDGDPGIRIRDSRIDDSFSFIPVNVRDGEEEIVANRLREILTQSA